One Luteibacter sp. 9135 DNA segment encodes these proteins:
- a CDS encoding type 1 glutamine amidotransferase domain-containing protein, giving the protein MKVLIVLTSHDQLGNTGRKTGFWLEELAAPYYTFKDAGAEIVLASPLGGQPPLDPKSNEPSFQTDVTRRFEADAAANAQLANTVRLDTVSQADFDTVFYPGGHGPLWDLAEDTHSIALIESFIEAGKPVALVCHAPGVLRHVKAPDGKPLVEGKQVTGFTNTEEDGVGLTQVVPFLVEDELKAKGGVYSKGPDWGSYVVTDGLLITGQNPASSSEAAAVLMKQLAG; this is encoded by the coding sequence ATGAAAGTCCTCATCGTCCTCACCTCCCACGACCAGCTTGGCAACACCGGCCGCAAGACCGGTTTCTGGCTCGAAGAGCTCGCCGCGCCTTACTACACCTTCAAGGATGCCGGCGCCGAGATCGTGCTGGCCTCGCCCTTGGGCGGGCAGCCGCCGCTGGATCCCAAGAGCAACGAGCCGTCCTTCCAGACCGACGTGACCCGCCGCTTCGAAGCGGATGCTGCCGCCAATGCCCAGCTTGCGAACACCGTCCGCCTCGACACCGTGTCACAGGCCGACTTCGACACCGTCTTCTACCCGGGTGGCCACGGCCCGCTGTGGGACCTGGCGGAGGACACCCACTCCATCGCGCTGATCGAGTCGTTCATCGAGGCGGGCAAGCCGGTCGCCCTGGTCTGTCATGCGCCGGGCGTGCTGCGCCATGTGAAGGCCCCCGACGGCAAGCCGCTGGTGGAAGGTAAGCAGGTCACCGGTTTCACCAACACCGAGGAAGACGGCGTCGGCCTCACCCAGGTGGTGCCGTTCCTAGTCGAGGACGAGCTCAAGGCCAAGGGCGGCGTCTACTCGAAGGGTCCGGACTGGGGCTCGTACGTTGTGACCGATGGCCTGCTGATTACCGGACAGAACCCGGCTTCCTCGTCCGAAGCGGCCGCCGTGCTGATGAAGCAGCTCGCCGGCTGA